In the genome of Anabaena cylindrica PCC 7122, the window CTCGCTTTTTTGTGCTGCCAATCTCTCTGCTAAATTGTGGCAACATTCTATAATTAGATATGGCAATTCCTATTTATGTGAAGTACAAGCAGTAATAATTAAACGCAGATGGACGCAGATAAACGCAGATAGAAAATGCAGACAATCTTCACAAAACATCGCCTACTCTGGGCAATTTTACTTCTCAGTAGCGCCTTGGTAATTACGCTGTTACTGTCTCTTTCTCAAGGTGCTGTTTCTATTAATTTTTCGGAATTTTATCAAGCATTAATGCGCCAAGGCGATCCAATTAAACAAACTATTCTTTGGGATTTACGGCTACCTCGCATTGTAGCGGCGCTGATTGTGGGTGCGGCTTTGGGAATGTCTGGCGCATTGTTACAAGGGATGTTACGTAATAGTTTGGCTGACCCGTTTATATTGGGAATTTCTGCTGGTGCAGGACTAATTGTCATTATTATGATTGTTTTGCAAGTTTTCCCGATAGCGATTCCTTTAGCGGCTTGGTTGGGGGCAATTTTGACCTCTGGGATAGTTATTTTCCTCGGTCGGACTGGTTCGGGTATTTCAGTGGAAAGGTTGATTTTAGGTGGGGTAGCGGTGAGCGCTTTATTTGGTTCTGTGCAGAGTACGTTGTTATTAATGGCGGAAGATGGACAGGTGCAAATCGCGCTTAGTTGGTTGGTTGGTAGTTTAAATGGTCGAGGTTGGCAAGAAATTTATACAGCGGGGCCTTATATTATTGTGGCTTTGCTGGTGGGGTGTTTGTTGGCGCGATCGCTCAATGTCCTGGCTTTGGGTGATGATATGACTGTAGGGTTGGGAGTTTCGTTAATGCGATCGCGTTTATTAATTGGTGGTGTTGCCACTTTATTAGCCGCAGGTGCTGTTAGTATTGGTGGTTTAATCGGTTTTGTCGGTTTAGTTGTTCCTCATGGTGTGCGTTTAATTGTAGGCACAGATAACCGTTTTGTTTTACCACTTTCAGCCCTTGCAGGTGCGTGGTTATTAATGTTTGCAGATTTACTTTCTCGACTAGGCGCAGTAGAACTTCCTGTCGGCTCGGTGACTGCTTTGTTGGGTTCACCATTGTTTATTTGGTTGCTTTATCGTCGTTCTAGTAATTAGTGATTGCTAAAGGCAATTATAAAAAAATAATTTAGGATTACTATAATAGGAAATTACGCAGAGAATTTGCTGATCAGAAATTAGCTACAGATAATTACACACTCTAATTTCAGCATTAGTTGTTGTATGAATCGTTTCTGTTGTATGAATCATTTCTGTTGTATGAATCATTTCTGTTGTATGAATCATTTTTGTTGTAGGAACTGTTTCTGGGATATCTACGGTATTGTCTCAATTTGGCTTGTTGTTCCGGTGTCAGAATTGCCTGAATTTCTTGTTGTTGCTCACGTGTAATTTCGCGTATTTCTTGTCTTTGCTCTGTTGTCAGATTTAGCGATCGTAGTTTTCTCATAGACAGTTGATTCTGACCATTACTACCAGATTGTAATTGCTGTTGCTGTTGAGGAGATAAAAGTGCCAAAATTTTCTCTTCACTTTCCTCTCTAATTCGTCTTATTTGTGCTTTTTGAGTGTTAGTTAAATTAAGTTCTGACATTCTTTCTGAAGCTAGATTTAGATCTGTTGATGATCTAGAACTTCTTTCATTCTCAGTAGAGTTGTTGGGGAAAGATGTAGAATCTCGTCC includes:
- a CDS encoding FecCD family ABC transporter permease, which gives rise to MQTIFTKHRLLWAILLLSSALVITLLLSLSQGAVSINFSEFYQALMRQGDPIKQTILWDLRLPRIVAALIVGAALGMSGALLQGMLRNSLADPFILGISAGAGLIVIIMIVLQVFPIAIPLAAWLGAILTSGIVIFLGRTGSGISVERLILGGVAVSALFGSVQSTLLLMAEDGQVQIALSWLVGSLNGRGWQEIYTAGPYIIVALLVGCLLARSLNVLALGDDMTVGLGVSLMRSRLLIGGVATLLAAGAVSIGGLIGFVGLVVPHGVRLIVGTDNRFVLPLSALAGAWLLMFADLLSRLGAVELPVGSVTALLGSPLFIWLLYRRSSN
- a CDS encoding Spy/CpxP family protein refolding chaperone, which codes for MNYKLMLGTAAIAIFTLGCQLSPNGGLSLPNDSTDNERVSTSFPNNSNENNNGRDSTSFPNNSTENERSSRSSTDLNLASERMSELNLTNTQKAQIRRIREESEEKILALLSPQQQQQLQSGSNGQNQLSMRKLRSLNLTTEQRQEIREITREQQQEIQAILTPEQQAKLRQYRRYPRNSSYNKNDSYNRNDSYNRNDSYNRNDSYNN